A stretch of the Lolium perenne isolate Kyuss_39 chromosome 3, Kyuss_2.0, whole genome shotgun sequence genome encodes the following:
- the LOC127341977 gene encoding uncharacterized protein, which produces MDHGGGAGRSSSRLRDRLARMFRPGSLLRSTCNNNTASTSSSSCSAAVSSAADGVTASKPAPSSACSSSRALLAADSAVSRDRESFLTSSRRDYAVLVGRTESFSNALDRVHRRAGSVGAAQPLVPSRFSMHASPLMESEKKEKEKSPLYCHPRHRHRLGGSAKSDKSKKLLSSNPYGFSSSNDDDADTDGDDVFSSDADERGRGGAKKGEAEAFFSSSRSFSFSSDSSEFYTKKKKPAKKSPAAVAPKPPVPVAQRTRRQRRKHRRAASSCDTCGVKEGFRPVVSAAEEQVRRGFAVVQRSRDPYADFRASMVEMVVSRQMFGAAELERLLRSYLSLNAPRHHPVILQAFSDIWVVLHGG; this is translated from the coding sequence ATGGATCATGGGGGCGGTGCTGGCAGGAGCAGTAGCCGGctccgggaccggttggcccgGATGTTCCGGCCGGGCTCGCTCCTCCGCTCGACCTGCAACAACAACACTGCGTCGAcctcctcctcgtcgtgctcTGCAGCCGTGAGCTCGGCGGCGGACGGGGTGACGGCGTCGAAGCCGGCCCCGAGCTCCGCCTGCTCCTCCAGCCGCGCGCTCCTCGCCGCCGACTCCGCCGTGTCCAGGGACAGGGAGTCCTTCCTCACCTCCTCTCGCCGCGATTACGCCGTCCTCGTCGGCCGCACCGAGTCCTTCTCCAACGCCCTCGACCGCGTGCACCGCCGGGCCGGCAGCGTCGGCGCGGCGCAGCCTCTGGTTCCCTCTCGCTTCTCTATGCACGCGTCGCCTCTGATGGAGAgcgagaaaaaggaaaaagagaagaGCCCTCTCTACTGTCAtccgcgccaccgccaccgcctcggTGGCAGCGCCAAGAGCGACAAGAGCAAGAAGCTGCTCTCGAGCAACCCCTACGGCTTCAGCAGCTCGAACGACGACGACGCCGACACCGACGGCGACGACGTCTTCAGCAGCGACGCCGACGAGCGCGGCCGCGGCGGCGCCAAGAAGGGGGAGGCGGAggccttcttctcctcctccagaagcttctcCTTCTCTTCGGACTCCTCCGAGTTCTACACCAAGAAGAAGAAACCTGCGAAGAAGTCCCCCGCCGCGGTGGCGCCCAAACCGCCGGTGCCGGTGGCGCAAAGGACAAGGAGGCAGAGACGCAAGCATCGACGCGCGGCGAGCAGCTGCGACACGTGCGGCGTGAAAGAAGGGTTCCGGCCGGTGGTGTCGGCGGCGGAGGAGCAGGTCCGCAGGGGGTTCGCGGTGGTGCAGCGGTCGCGGGACCCCTACGCCGACTTCCGTGCGTCGATGGTGGAGATGGTCGTGAGCAGGCAGATGTTCGGCGCGGCGGAGCTGGAGCGGCTGCTGCGGTCGTACCTCTCCCtcaacgcgccgcgccaccaccccgtCATTCTCCAGGCCTTCTCCGACATCTGGGTCGTCCTCCACGGCGGCTAA